A window from Gemmatimonadota bacterium encodes these proteins:
- a CDS encoding acyl carrier protein, giving the protein MATTADRIRKLIEDNLEVDGQPIALPDDLNISLSEAGVSSVDILAFAKLVAEDFNMEFSPQDCVDVKTVQELVSRLDAAA; this is encoded by the coding sequence ATGGCTACGACCGCTGATCGTATCAGGAAGCTCATCGAGGACAACCTGGAAGTCGACGGACAGCCCATCGCGCTGCCGGATGATCTCAACATCAGCCTTTCTGAGGCCGGCGTTTCCTCCGTGGACATTCTTGCGTTCGCAAAGCTTGTCGCCGAGGATTTCAACATGGAATTCTCCCCTCAGGATTGCGTTGACGTCAAGACGGTGCAGGAACTCGTCAGCCGCCTGGACGCCGCCGCCTGA